A single Crateriforma conspicua DNA region contains:
- a CDS encoding efflux RND transporter periplasmic adaptor subunit, translating into MNEFFKQHRGKLWIAQAVAFVLLGVFVASWFGGGSDEPNVSSNSGTSNSEAMQGKPSIWTCSMHPQIRRDGPGSCPICGMDLVPVRESADGVRTVSISSEIKSLMNVQVSPVRRQYVTADVRMVGKIEYDETRLAHITAWVPGRLERMFVDYTGVEVNKGDHMVQIYSEALYTAQEELLAATRRDRPQSSSRFIEPLDLAESAREKLRLLGLTPEQIQTIEQRGKSSETVTIYSPVGGVVVGKLKQEGDRVQTGDRIYTVADLNHLWVQMDAYESDLAWLRYGQDVEFTTEAYPGEVFHGRIAFIDPVLNEDTRTVKVRVNVSNDDGRLKPEMFVRAIVKSNVAAGGRVLDASLAGKWISPMHPEIVKDQPGDCDICGMPLVRAESLGYVTAEPTDAAKPLIVPTSAVLLTGTRAIVYVQIPDADKPTYEGREIVIGPRAGEFYLVKSGLNEGDLVVTNGNFKLDSALQISAKPSMMTPQGGGGGGHNHGGMEMPKADEGVTMNASPMELVPAVRDAMQGIVEQYKTIQEKVEAANLAEIRAGYDELGKAVEALPADLIGPDMRPQWFEIAMLLRNDVTEGRETNSMREADRVFALTRQHVDQMKTQFPLPMSHDEMQMPAMANMDAPPEVTQQLDGFVGPYLGLGKALAADDLEGAKQAVEPLHQRLASLLPIVSESKAVEMWNKEKRDLSEIVARMQKASDLAALRSGFALLSEQMLSLERMFGLPTDAALYELHCPMAFEGRGASWIQSDDAVRNPYYGPSMLKCADKVEKL; encoded by the coding sequence ATGAACGAATTCTTCAAACAACACCGCGGGAAACTCTGGATTGCACAAGCGGTGGCGTTTGTGCTGCTCGGTGTCTTCGTCGCTTCTTGGTTTGGCGGCGGCTCGGATGAGCCGAATGTGTCCTCGAATTCCGGTACGTCGAATTCGGAGGCCATGCAAGGGAAACCGTCGATTTGGACTTGTTCGATGCATCCGCAAATCCGTCGCGATGGTCCGGGCAGTTGTCCGATCTGCGGGATGGACTTGGTTCCGGTCAGAGAATCGGCCGACGGTGTTCGCACCGTTTCGATCAGCTCTGAGATCAAGAGCCTAATGAACGTTCAGGTCAGCCCCGTGCGTCGGCAATACGTGACGGCCGATGTTCGGATGGTGGGCAAGATCGAGTACGACGAAACACGACTTGCCCACATCACGGCTTGGGTTCCCGGCAGGCTCGAACGCATGTTCGTTGACTATACGGGCGTCGAAGTCAACAAGGGCGACCACATGGTGCAAATCTACAGCGAGGCACTCTACACCGCACAGGAAGAGTTGCTTGCCGCCACTCGGCGGGACCGGCCGCAAAGCTCATCGCGTTTCATCGAACCACTCGATCTTGCCGAATCCGCTCGCGAGAAATTGCGGTTGCTGGGACTGACGCCAGAACAGATTCAGACAATCGAGCAACGTGGTAAGTCATCCGAAACCGTAACGATCTATTCGCCGGTCGGCGGCGTGGTCGTCGGCAAGTTGAAACAAGAAGGTGATCGCGTACAGACCGGCGACCGCATCTACACTGTCGCTGATTTGAACCACTTGTGGGTTCAAATGGATGCTTACGAATCGGACCTAGCTTGGTTGCGATACGGGCAAGACGTCGAGTTCACGACCGAAGCTTATCCGGGCGAGGTTTTTCACGGACGCATCGCGTTCATCGACCCGGTGTTGAACGAAGATACGCGAACAGTGAAGGTTCGCGTGAACGTCAGCAACGATGACGGCCGACTGAAGCCGGAGATGTTCGTGCGGGCGATCGTGAAGAGCAACGTCGCGGCGGGCGGCCGAGTGCTTGATGCGTCGTTAGCTGGAAAGTGGATCAGCCCGATGCATCCCGAGATCGTGAAAGATCAACCGGGCGACTGCGACATTTGCGGGATGCCATTGGTACGGGCCGAATCATTGGGCTATGTCACTGCGGAACCGACCGATGCTGCGAAGCCGTTGATCGTACCGACGTCAGCGGTGTTGCTAACCGGCACACGAGCGATCGTCTACGTTCAGATTCCCGACGCAGACAAGCCGACTTATGAAGGTCGGGAGATTGTGATCGGTCCGCGAGCAGGTGAATTCTATCTGGTGAAGTCCGGTCTCAACGAAGGCGACCTCGTTGTGACCAACGGAAACTTCAAGCTCGACAGTGCGCTGCAGATTTCTGCGAAGCCCTCGATGATGACACCTCAAGGTGGCGGCGGCGGTGGACACAACCACGGCGGTATGGAAATGCCAAAGGCAGACGAAGGTGTCACGATGAACGCGAGTCCGATGGAGTTGGTGCCAGCGGTACGTGATGCGATGCAAGGCATTGTTGAGCAATACAAAACGATTCAAGAAAAGGTCGAAGCAGCGAACCTCGCAGAGATTCGTGCCGGCTACGACGAACTGGGTAAAGCGGTCGAGGCGTTGCCAGCAGACTTGATCGGCCCCGACATGCGACCGCAATGGTTCGAGATTGCGATGTTATTGCGGAACGACGTCACCGAAGGCCGTGAGACCAATTCCATGCGTGAAGCCGATCGGGTGTTCGCGTTGACTCGCCAGCACGTCGATCAAATGAAGACGCAATTCCCGTTGCCGATGTCTCACGATGAAATGCAGATGCCAGCGATGGCGAACATGGATGCTCCGCCAGAAGTGACCCAGCAATTAGACGGCTTTGTCGGTCCTTATTTGGGACTTGGTAAGGCGCTCGCGGCCGACGATCTGGAGGGTGCGAAGCAAGCCGTCGAGCCGTTGCATCAGCGATTGGCTTCATTGCTGCCGATCGTCTCTGAGTCCAAAGCGGTCGAAATGTGGAACAAAGAGAAACGCGACTTGTCCGAGATCGTCGCAAGAATGCAGAAAGCAAGCGACCTCGCCGCCTTGCGGAGCGGATTCGCGTTGCTGTCTGAGCAGATGCTGAGCCTGGAGCGGATGTTCGGCCTTCCCACCGACGCGGCTCTTTACGAACTGCATTGCCCGATGGCGTTTGAGGGACGTGGTGCATCTTGGATTCAGTCCGACGATGCAGTTCGCAATCCGTACTACGGCCCGTCGATGCTGAAGTGTGCCGACAAAGTCGAAAAGTTGTAG
- a CDS encoding recombinase family protein, producing MKKKTESERRIIRCAIYTRKSTEEGLDQEFNSLDAQREAGENFIASQSQEGWKVISTRYDDGGYSGGNVDRPAMKRLLEDIAAGKIDCVVVYKVDRLSRSLLDFSKIMETFDNHGVSFVSVTQQFNTTHSMGRLTLNILLSFAQFEREIIGERIRDKIAAQRRRGKWAGGIPVLGYDVDRSGPSPKLVVNADEAAKVRRIFGLYLEMESMTPVVEELDRRGWCLKSWKTKSGKTRGGKPFDKSSLHTMLTNQTYIGRIKHKTQTFKGEHTPIIDQKLFDDVAAMMRSHARGGGNHLVNKYQALLKGLIYCPACNYSMVHNVARRRSKVYRYYTCVTAIKRGRKYCPSPSLPAADIEAAVVDQIRCIADDPGLRRDVLEQSSKRCEAELAELTTQRTQLTQRLNHQHEQMKHVSNSTDAGSGDSERLAALHQEVAGIIESLEIVNGEIERLTAEQIDERDVNAAFADFGNVWNELNTREKSAVLTLLISRIEFDADESSLSISMHPAGIKAFSAEATEQQQETNS from the coding sequence ATGAAAAAGAAAACGGAATCTGAACGGCGGATCATTCGGTGCGCGATTTACACTCGTAAGTCGACTGAGGAAGGACTCGATCAAGAATTCAATTCGTTGGACGCCCAGCGTGAAGCCGGCGAGAACTTCATCGCCAGTCAATCGCAAGAGGGCTGGAAGGTCATTTCGACGAGGTACGACGATGGCGGCTACTCGGGCGGCAACGTTGACCGGCCCGCGATGAAACGATTGCTGGAGGATATCGCGGCGGGCAAGATTGATTGCGTGGTCGTGTATAAGGTCGACCGATTGAGTCGTAGCTTGCTGGACTTCTCGAAGATCATGGAAACGTTCGACAACCATGGCGTGTCGTTCGTTTCGGTGACGCAGCAGTTCAATACGACGCACTCGATGGGTCGGTTGACGTTGAATATTCTTCTTTCGTTCGCACAATTCGAGCGAGAGATCATCGGCGAGCGGATTCGCGACAAGATCGCGGCTCAGCGACGGCGTGGTAAATGGGCAGGCGGTATCCCGGTGCTGGGCTACGACGTCGACCGATCCGGGCCAAGCCCGAAGTTGGTGGTCAACGCGGACGAGGCGGCGAAGGTGCGGCGTATTTTTGGCTTGTACCTCGAGATGGAGTCGATGACGCCGGTGGTCGAAGAACTTGACCGTCGTGGATGGTGCTTGAAGTCTTGGAAAACGAAATCGGGAAAGACGAGAGGCGGCAAGCCGTTTGATAAATCGTCGCTGCACACAATGTTGACCAACCAAACCTACATTGGTCGGATCAAGCATAAGACGCAGACGTTCAAGGGTGAGCACACGCCGATCATTGACCAGAAGTTGTTCGACGATGTCGCGGCGATGATGCGTAGTCACGCTCGCGGCGGCGGCAATCACTTGGTCAACAAGTATCAGGCGTTGTTGAAAGGTTTGATCTATTGCCCGGCGTGCAACTACTCAATGGTTCACAACGTCGCTCGCCGCCGGTCGAAAGTGTACCGCTACTACACGTGTGTGACGGCAATCAAACGCGGGCGGAAGTATTGTCCGTCACCCTCGTTGCCAGCGGCTGATATCGAGGCCGCTGTGGTCGACCAGATTCGCTGCATCGCGGATGATCCAGGTTTGCGCCGCGATGTGCTGGAACAGTCGAGCAAACGTTGTGAAGCGGAGTTGGCGGAGTTGACTACCCAACGAACGCAGCTCACCCAACGGTTGAATCACCAGCACGAGCAGATGAAACATGTGAGCAATTCGACGGATGCCGGGTCTGGCGATTCAGAGCGATTGGCCGCATTGCACCAGGAGGTCGCCGGCATTATCGAGTCGCTTGAAATCGTTAACGGCGAGATCGAACGTTTGACTGCGGAACAGATCGACGAGCGTGATGTGAACGCCGCCTTTGCAGATTTTGGCAACGTCTGGAATGAGCTGAACACTCGCGAGAAGTCGGCGGTGCTGACGTTGCTGATCAGTCGGATTGAATTCGACGCAGACGAAAGCTCGCTTTCGATTTCGATGCACCCGGCGGGCATCAAAGCCTTTTCCGCCGAAGCGACCGAACAACAACAGGAGACGAATTCATGA
- a CDS encoding DUF2924 domain-containing protein encodes MTDETRLAVAALEDKTVNELRSLYEEVFDEVCRSRHKKYLVRRIAWRLQALDEGGLSNEAKQKARELAATSDLRMTAPREEVLDNVRRATPEEDGYVDWDPRLPPPGSFLERRYKGQMVRVLVLTDGFEYEGKRFRSLSKVAGEITGVSYNGFLFFRLGRRQK; translated from the coding sequence ATGACGGATGAAACTCGACTGGCGGTTGCCGCGCTTGAGGACAAGACAGTCAATGAACTGCGATCGCTCTACGAAGAAGTGTTTGATGAAGTTTGTCGCAGTCGCCACAAGAAGTATTTGGTGCGACGAATCGCTTGGCGGCTGCAAGCGTTGGACGAAGGCGGGCTGAGCAACGAAGCGAAGCAGAAGGCTCGAGAGTTGGCGGCAACATCGGATCTTCGTATGACGGCTCCACGCGAAGAAGTTCTGGACAACGTTCGTCGGGCCACGCCGGAGGAAGATGGGTACGTCGACTGGGATCCTCGCTTGCCACCGCCGGGCAGCTTTCTGGAGCGGCGATACAAGGGCCAGATGGTTCGGGTGCTCGTATTGACGGACGGATTTGAGTACGAGGGCAAACGGTTTCGTTCGTTGTCGAAAGTCGCTGGCGAGATCACCGGGGTCAGCTACAACGGATTCCTCTTCTTTCGGCTCGGAAGGAGACAGAAATGA
- a CDS encoding helix-turn-helix domain-containing protein: MLLSEIVARIQERKRELDISVSDLARRSGVSRATVIRILGGEDHEFSFANLQAILAALGSSLDLTEIPAEQFRDQIATAKAERLIALTQGNVALESQAVSRASAQSHLEEAKARIASSSRKLWAS; the protein is encoded by the coding sequence ATGCTCCTTTCCGAAATAGTTGCCCGCATCCAAGAACGAAAACGAGAGCTCGATATCTCTGTTTCGGATCTTGCGCGCCGCAGCGGTGTTTCGCGGGCCACGGTCATTCGGATTCTCGGCGGTGAGGATCACGAATTCTCGTTCGCAAACTTGCAGGCTATTCTGGCCGCGTTGGGTAGCTCTCTCGATCTAACCGAGATTCCCGCCGAGCAATTTCGAGATCAGATAGCCACCGCAAAAGCCGAACGTTTGATTGCACTTACGCAGGGCAATGTGGCTCTCGAGTCCCAAGCTGTCTCGCGGGCTTCGGCTCAATCGCATCTCGAAGAAGCGAAAGCTCGGATTGCATCGTCCAGTCGAAAACTGTGGGCCTCATGA